The following are encoded in a window of Oreochromis aureus strain Israel breed Guangdong linkage group 10, ZZ_aureus, whole genome shotgun sequence genomic DNA:
- the usp28 gene encoding ubiquitin carboxyl-terminal hydrolase 28 isoform X1, whose product MFSSAMRADQSENGENSTNSQSEMLISQLREITGIQDQQILYRALNVSQGDIGHAVGLLTTQTAELQDPGEPQESGTSGEAWEGQKGLPKDELQTAIELSLQESHKAQEEEREFHRALEASAEENAARIKRKRCEAQSEMCSPAEWIRQDDWPVGIRNVGNTCWFSAVIQSLFHLPVFRRLVLNYHLSEKILEKCKSHSDKRNIAFMQELRCLFALMVGSTRRFVDPSAAVELLRDAFRTNEAQQDVSEFSHKLLDWLEDAFQLAASGKNAEDKQHNPMVQLFYGTFVTERRHEGKTVYNIEQFGQYPLQVNGFNNLDECLEGAMVEKEIESVHSEHHVTSGRERWFKKLPPVLTFELSRFEFNTQLGRPEKIHKKLEFPQIIYMDRYLHKNIEQTHERRGEVKKLKEQLAVLQQKLECYKNYGSGPTKYPLADMLQFVLEFATTKPTSVSPAEDSRQAASSPTPPSAPLSEAIAKESSDPGESVSSESLGSSVSSCQRTPIYKPFTQCRQPIDCPPHPAPHSITEEELHFAKTCLQRWRTEVENDINELKASIDRLTQTLEGMYSDNSLCQAPYRLHAVLVHEGQASAGHYWAYIYDHTNQRWLKYNDISVTESSWDELERDSFGGMTNASAYCLMYIDDRLPQLITEDTDDETGQVLHGMDSLPPILRRYVHEDNRWFQQELSEWEEQFCQTATPQEESTASAEPTSPSLDNIQQSPVEPAPQSGPSTEEVDEGVAPEPQPDPEAEKEPEPDLRKEPEAQTDLSPPPPEGPGCQPGDTSTPTVTDTTGVSQSSDSDEKELQNQIPGPDVELCNQTPSDIHIEKDDPEVAGLVSEAEEEPQASGEAPEPIAEQSNEEQQQQQEVPARPRQTENEVSEVEIPNVGRIMVRADADGYNEEMMLTPAMQGVILAIAKARQIFDKEGPEAGLIKAFHEEYSRLYELSQEETTPQEDARLQHALVYFFQNKAPKRVIERTLLEQFTDRNLSFDERAISIMREARAKLRLIKPEDMDMEEYMQWHDDYRLFRTVFVYLLTGLEHYQHGKMREALNYLAHAYETNATLLRNGEKRGVDKSLIAVYRRKCLTALNENASQLFCSGEEAKVEEGIAIMDEAVIPCLHLMSRDSTLPQEDRDAMEAIRSHWCCCLGRDMDHSLQVKLGELLPRVLDGSADTVVLKDPPKVHVTQAYDLCSRLAAVMESIHNTSVVIVK is encoded by the exons GTCAGTCAGGGGGACATTGGACATGCTGTTGGACTGCTGACAACCCAGACCGCAGAGCTTCAGGACCCTGGAGAACCACAGGAGTCAGGGACATCTGGAGAGGCCTGGGAGGGCCAGAAAG gGCTTCCTAAAGATGAACTGCAGACCGCCATAGAACTCAGCCTGCAGGAGTCCCACAAAGCCCAGGAAGAGGAGCGAGAATTTCATAG GGCTCTGGAAGCCAGTGCAGAGGAGAATGCTGCGAGAATAAAGAGGAAGAGATGTGAAGCCCAGAGTGAAATGTGTAGCCCTGCAGAGTGGATCCGTCAGGACGACTGGCCTGTGGGTATTCGTAATGTAGGAAACACCTGCTGGTTCAGTgctgtcatccag TCACTCTTCCACCTGCCTGTGTTCAGGAGACTGGTTCTCAACTACCATCTGTCTGAGAAAATACTGGAGAAGTGTAAAAGCCATTCA GACAAGAGGAACATAGCCTTCATGCAGGAGCTGCGCTGCCTGTTTGCCCTCATGGTGGGCTCTACCCGCAGGTTTGTGGATCCTTCTGCTGCAGTGGAGTTATTGCGTGATGCCTTCAGGACCAATGAGGCCCAACAG GATGTCAGTGAGTTTTCCCACAAACTGCTTGACTGGCTCGAGGATGCATTTCAGCTGGCTGCCAGTGGAAA AAATGCAGAAGATAAACAACATAACCCCATGGTCCAGCTCTTCTATGGTACCTTTGTGACAGAAAGAAGACACGAGG GTAAGACGGTATATAATATTGAGCAGTTTGGCCAGTACCCCCTGCAAGTCAATGGCTTCAACAATCTTGATGAATGCTTAGAAGGTGCTATGGTTGAGAAGGAGATTGAGTCGGTACATTCAGAGCATCATGTCACATCTGGACGTGAG AGATGGTTCAAAAAGCTACCACCAGTGTTGACATTTGAACTTTCGAGATTTGAATTCAACACCCAGCTTGGGCGCCCTGAGAAGATACATAAGAAACTGGAGTTTCCTCAAATCATTTATATGGACAG ATATCTTCACAAAAACATTGAGCAGACCcatgagaggagaggagaagtaAAGAAACTAAAGGAGCAACTGGCAGTCCTTCAACAGAAACTTGAGTG ttataaaaactatggCTCGGGACCTACAAAGTACCCTCTAGCTGACATGCTCCAGTTTGTGCTGGAGTTTGCTACCACCAAGCCGACTAGCGTTTCCCCAGCTGAAGACTCGAGACAGGCCGCATCGTCACCGACTCCTCCAAGTGCCCCCCTCAGTGAAGCCATTGCCAAAGAAAGCAG TGATCCCGGAGAATCAGTTTCATCAGAGAGCCTGGGTTCCAGTGTTTCCAGTTGCCAGAGGACCCCCATATACAAGCCCTTCACTCAGTGCCGACAACCCATTGACTGCCCACCACACCCAGCCCCCCACAGCATCACAGAAGAAGAGCTGCACTTTGCTAAAACCTGTCTTCAGCGTTGGAGGACTGAAGTGGAGAATGACATAAATG AACTAAAGGCCAGCATTGACAGGCTCACTCAGACGCTCGAGGGCATGTACTCAGACAACAGTCTCTGCCAG GCCCCCTACAGACTCCATGCAGTGCTTGTCCATGAAGGCCAGGCATCAGCTGGTCATTACTGGGCTTACATCTATGACCATACTAACCAGCGCTGGCTGAAGTACAATGACATAAGTGTCACTGAGTCATCGTGGGATGAGCTGGAGCGAGACTCCTTTGGAGGCATGACCAACGCAAGTGCCTACTGCCTAATGTACATTGACGACAGGCTACCTCAGCTCATCACAG AAGACACAGATGATGAGACGGGCCAGGTGCTCCATGGCATGGACTCTCTGCCACCCATCCTCAGGCGCTATGTCCACGAAGATAACCGTTGGTTCCAGCAGGAGCTCAGCGAATGGGAGGAGCAGTTCTGCCAGACGGCAACCCCGCAGGAAGAGTCCACCGCCTCTGCAGAGCCCACAAGTCCCAGTCTGGATAATATACAGCAGTCACCTGTTGAGCCAGCACCACAGTCAGGACCTTCCACTGAAGAGGTGGATGAAGGAGTTGCTCCAGAGCCACAGCCAGACCCAGAAGCAGAGAAAGAGCCAGAACCTGATCTCAGAAAAGAGCCAGAAG CGCAAACAGATTTATCTCCCCCACCACCAGAGGGCCCTGGCTGCCAGCCAGGTGATACCAGCACTCCAACAGTCACTGACACCACGGGGGTCAGCCAGAGCTCTGATTCAGATGAGAAGGAGCTGCAGAATCAG ATTCCTGGCCCTGATGTAGAGCTTTGCAATCAGACACCATCTGACATCCACATAGAGAAGGATGACCCGGAGGTGGCCGGCCTTGTCTCTGAAGCTGAAGAAGAGCCCCAGGCTTCTGGAGAGGCTCCTGAACCTATCGCAGAGCAAAGCAacgaggagcagcagcagcagcaggaggttcCAGCCAGACCACGACAGACTGAGAATGAGGTCTCAGAAGTGGAGATCCCCAATGTGGGCCGGATCATGGTGAGGGCGGATGCTGATGGATACAATGAAGAG ATGATGCTAACTCCAGCTATGCAGGGTGTCATTCTAGCCATAGCCAAGGCCAGACAAATTTTTGATAAGGAGGGTCCTGAGGCTGGCCTCATCAAG GCTTTCCATGAAGAGTATTCCCGCTTGTATGAGCTCTCCCAAGAGGAGACTACACCACAGGAGGATGCACGTCTGCAGCACGCTCTGGTCTACTTCTTCCAGAACAAGGCACCCAAGCGTGTCATTGAGAGGACGCTGCTTGAGCAGTTTACTGACCGCAACCTCAGTTTTGATGAGAG AGCCATCAGTATCATGAGAGAAGCCCGGGCCAAACTTCGTCTTATTAAGCCAGAAGACATGGACATGGAAGAATACATG CAATGGCATGACGATTACAGGCTGTTCAGGACGGTCTTTGTCTATCTGTTGACTGGGCTGGAGCATTACCAGCACGGGAA GATGCGGGAGGCACTGAATTACCTGGCCCACGCCTATGAGACCAACGCCACCCTGCTGCGAAATGGAGAAAAACGTGGTGTGGACAAGTCTCTCATTGCTGTTTACAGGAGGAAGTGTCTCACT GCACTTAATGAGAACGCATCGCAGCTGTTTTGCAGCGGTGAGGAGGCCAAAGTAGAAGAGGGTATTGCCATCATGGATGAGGCCGTCATCCcctgccttcacctgatgagCCGGGACTCGACTTTACCCCAGGAAGACCGAGATGCAATGGAGGCCATCCGCAGCCACTGGTGCTGCTGCCTGGGCCGAGACATGGATC ACTCACTGCAGGTGAAGCTCGGCGAGTTGCTTCCCAGAGTTCTGGACGGTTCAGCTGACACAGTAGTGCTTAAAGACCCGCCCAAAGTCCACGTCACCCAGGCCTACGACCTGTGCAGTCGCCTGGCTGCTGTCATGGAATCCATCCACAACACGTCAGTGGTCATTGTGAAGTGA
- the usp28 gene encoding ubiquitin carboxyl-terminal hydrolase 28 isoform X2 — translation MFSSAMRADQSENGENSTNSSEMLISQLREITGIQDQQILYRALNVSQGDIGHAVGLLTTQTAELQDPGEPQESGTSGEAWEGQKGLPKDELQTAIELSLQESHKAQEEEREFHRALEASAEENAARIKRKRCEAQSEMCSPAEWIRQDDWPVGIRNVGNTCWFSAVIQSLFHLPVFRRLVLNYHLSEKILEKCKSHSDKRNIAFMQELRCLFALMVGSTRRFVDPSAAVELLRDAFRTNEAQQDVSEFSHKLLDWLEDAFQLAASGKNAEDKQHNPMVQLFYGTFVTERRHEGKTVYNIEQFGQYPLQVNGFNNLDECLEGAMVEKEIESVHSEHHVTSGRERWFKKLPPVLTFELSRFEFNTQLGRPEKIHKKLEFPQIIYMDRYLHKNIEQTHERRGEVKKLKEQLAVLQQKLECYKNYGSGPTKYPLADMLQFVLEFATTKPTSVSPAEDSRQAASSPTPPSAPLSEAIAKESSDPGESVSSESLGSSVSSCQRTPIYKPFTQCRQPIDCPPHPAPHSITEEELHFAKTCLQRWRTEVENDINELKASIDRLTQTLEGMYSDNSLCQAPYRLHAVLVHEGQASAGHYWAYIYDHTNQRWLKYNDISVTESSWDELERDSFGGMTNASAYCLMYIDDRLPQLITEDTDDETGQVLHGMDSLPPILRRYVHEDNRWFQQELSEWEEQFCQTATPQEESTASAEPTSPSLDNIQQSPVEPAPQSGPSTEEVDEGVAPEPQPDPEAEKEPEPDLRKEPEAQTDLSPPPPEGPGCQPGDTSTPTVTDTTGVSQSSDSDEKELQNQIPGPDVELCNQTPSDIHIEKDDPEVAGLVSEAEEEPQASGEAPEPIAEQSNEEQQQQQEVPARPRQTENEVSEVEIPNVGRIMVRADADGYNEEMMLTPAMQGVILAIAKARQIFDKEGPEAGLIKAFHEEYSRLYELSQEETTPQEDARLQHALVYFFQNKAPKRVIERTLLEQFTDRNLSFDERAISIMREARAKLRLIKPEDMDMEEYMQWHDDYRLFRTVFVYLLTGLEHYQHGKMREALNYLAHAYETNATLLRNGEKRGVDKSLIAVYRRKCLTALNENASQLFCSGEEAKVEEGIAIMDEAVIPCLHLMSRDSTLPQEDRDAMEAIRSHWCCCLGRDMDHSLQVKLGELLPRVLDGSADTVVLKDPPKVHVTQAYDLCSRLAAVMESIHNTSVVIVK, via the exons GTCAGTCAGGGGGACATTGGACATGCTGTTGGACTGCTGACAACCCAGACCGCAGAGCTTCAGGACCCTGGAGAACCACAGGAGTCAGGGACATCTGGAGAGGCCTGGGAGGGCCAGAAAG gGCTTCCTAAAGATGAACTGCAGACCGCCATAGAACTCAGCCTGCAGGAGTCCCACAAAGCCCAGGAAGAGGAGCGAGAATTTCATAG GGCTCTGGAAGCCAGTGCAGAGGAGAATGCTGCGAGAATAAAGAGGAAGAGATGTGAAGCCCAGAGTGAAATGTGTAGCCCTGCAGAGTGGATCCGTCAGGACGACTGGCCTGTGGGTATTCGTAATGTAGGAAACACCTGCTGGTTCAGTgctgtcatccag TCACTCTTCCACCTGCCTGTGTTCAGGAGACTGGTTCTCAACTACCATCTGTCTGAGAAAATACTGGAGAAGTGTAAAAGCCATTCA GACAAGAGGAACATAGCCTTCATGCAGGAGCTGCGCTGCCTGTTTGCCCTCATGGTGGGCTCTACCCGCAGGTTTGTGGATCCTTCTGCTGCAGTGGAGTTATTGCGTGATGCCTTCAGGACCAATGAGGCCCAACAG GATGTCAGTGAGTTTTCCCACAAACTGCTTGACTGGCTCGAGGATGCATTTCAGCTGGCTGCCAGTGGAAA AAATGCAGAAGATAAACAACATAACCCCATGGTCCAGCTCTTCTATGGTACCTTTGTGACAGAAAGAAGACACGAGG GTAAGACGGTATATAATATTGAGCAGTTTGGCCAGTACCCCCTGCAAGTCAATGGCTTCAACAATCTTGATGAATGCTTAGAAGGTGCTATGGTTGAGAAGGAGATTGAGTCGGTACATTCAGAGCATCATGTCACATCTGGACGTGAG AGATGGTTCAAAAAGCTACCACCAGTGTTGACATTTGAACTTTCGAGATTTGAATTCAACACCCAGCTTGGGCGCCCTGAGAAGATACATAAGAAACTGGAGTTTCCTCAAATCATTTATATGGACAG ATATCTTCACAAAAACATTGAGCAGACCcatgagaggagaggagaagtaAAGAAACTAAAGGAGCAACTGGCAGTCCTTCAACAGAAACTTGAGTG ttataaaaactatggCTCGGGACCTACAAAGTACCCTCTAGCTGACATGCTCCAGTTTGTGCTGGAGTTTGCTACCACCAAGCCGACTAGCGTTTCCCCAGCTGAAGACTCGAGACAGGCCGCATCGTCACCGACTCCTCCAAGTGCCCCCCTCAGTGAAGCCATTGCCAAAGAAAGCAG TGATCCCGGAGAATCAGTTTCATCAGAGAGCCTGGGTTCCAGTGTTTCCAGTTGCCAGAGGACCCCCATATACAAGCCCTTCACTCAGTGCCGACAACCCATTGACTGCCCACCACACCCAGCCCCCCACAGCATCACAGAAGAAGAGCTGCACTTTGCTAAAACCTGTCTTCAGCGTTGGAGGACTGAAGTGGAGAATGACATAAATG AACTAAAGGCCAGCATTGACAGGCTCACTCAGACGCTCGAGGGCATGTACTCAGACAACAGTCTCTGCCAG GCCCCCTACAGACTCCATGCAGTGCTTGTCCATGAAGGCCAGGCATCAGCTGGTCATTACTGGGCTTACATCTATGACCATACTAACCAGCGCTGGCTGAAGTACAATGACATAAGTGTCACTGAGTCATCGTGGGATGAGCTGGAGCGAGACTCCTTTGGAGGCATGACCAACGCAAGTGCCTACTGCCTAATGTACATTGACGACAGGCTACCTCAGCTCATCACAG AAGACACAGATGATGAGACGGGCCAGGTGCTCCATGGCATGGACTCTCTGCCACCCATCCTCAGGCGCTATGTCCACGAAGATAACCGTTGGTTCCAGCAGGAGCTCAGCGAATGGGAGGAGCAGTTCTGCCAGACGGCAACCCCGCAGGAAGAGTCCACCGCCTCTGCAGAGCCCACAAGTCCCAGTCTGGATAATATACAGCAGTCACCTGTTGAGCCAGCACCACAGTCAGGACCTTCCACTGAAGAGGTGGATGAAGGAGTTGCTCCAGAGCCACAGCCAGACCCAGAAGCAGAGAAAGAGCCAGAACCTGATCTCAGAAAAGAGCCAGAAG CGCAAACAGATTTATCTCCCCCACCACCAGAGGGCCCTGGCTGCCAGCCAGGTGATACCAGCACTCCAACAGTCACTGACACCACGGGGGTCAGCCAGAGCTCTGATTCAGATGAGAAGGAGCTGCAGAATCAG ATTCCTGGCCCTGATGTAGAGCTTTGCAATCAGACACCATCTGACATCCACATAGAGAAGGATGACCCGGAGGTGGCCGGCCTTGTCTCTGAAGCTGAAGAAGAGCCCCAGGCTTCTGGAGAGGCTCCTGAACCTATCGCAGAGCAAAGCAacgaggagcagcagcagcagcaggaggttcCAGCCAGACCACGACAGACTGAGAATGAGGTCTCAGAAGTGGAGATCCCCAATGTGGGCCGGATCATGGTGAGGGCGGATGCTGATGGATACAATGAAGAG ATGATGCTAACTCCAGCTATGCAGGGTGTCATTCTAGCCATAGCCAAGGCCAGACAAATTTTTGATAAGGAGGGTCCTGAGGCTGGCCTCATCAAG GCTTTCCATGAAGAGTATTCCCGCTTGTATGAGCTCTCCCAAGAGGAGACTACACCACAGGAGGATGCACGTCTGCAGCACGCTCTGGTCTACTTCTTCCAGAACAAGGCACCCAAGCGTGTCATTGAGAGGACGCTGCTTGAGCAGTTTACTGACCGCAACCTCAGTTTTGATGAGAG AGCCATCAGTATCATGAGAGAAGCCCGGGCCAAACTTCGTCTTATTAAGCCAGAAGACATGGACATGGAAGAATACATG CAATGGCATGACGATTACAGGCTGTTCAGGACGGTCTTTGTCTATCTGTTGACTGGGCTGGAGCATTACCAGCACGGGAA GATGCGGGAGGCACTGAATTACCTGGCCCACGCCTATGAGACCAACGCCACCCTGCTGCGAAATGGAGAAAAACGTGGTGTGGACAAGTCTCTCATTGCTGTTTACAGGAGGAAGTGTCTCACT GCACTTAATGAGAACGCATCGCAGCTGTTTTGCAGCGGTGAGGAGGCCAAAGTAGAAGAGGGTATTGCCATCATGGATGAGGCCGTCATCCcctgccttcacctgatgagCCGGGACTCGACTTTACCCCAGGAAGACCGAGATGCAATGGAGGCCATCCGCAGCCACTGGTGCTGCTGCCTGGGCCGAGACATGGATC ACTCACTGCAGGTGAAGCTCGGCGAGTTGCTTCCCAGAGTTCTGGACGGTTCAGCTGACACAGTAGTGCTTAAAGACCCGCCCAAAGTCCACGTCACCCAGGCCTACGACCTGTGCAGTCGCCTGGCTGCTGTCATGGAATCCATCCACAACACGTCAGTGGTCATTGTGAAGTGA
- the orai2 gene encoding protein orai-2 → MSSELNVPMGSPAPGVAEHAPDNSGMDYRDWVRRSYLELVSSNHHSVQALSWRKLYLSRAKLKASSRTSALLSGFAMVAMVEVQLEVHFSYPRLLLIAFSVCTTILVAVHLFALLISTCILPNVEAVSNIHNLNSVSESPHERMHYYIELAWGFSTALGILLFLAEVVLLCWIKFLPVESGKIKKPTTTLATPLETTTPSQPNPGWQAALASTIIMVPVGVIFVVFTIHFYRSLVRHKTERHHQEIEELHKIKVQLDGHERGLQNV, encoded by the exons ATGAGCAGTGAGCTGAATGTGCCTATGGGTTCTCCAGCCCCGGGGGTCGCAGAGCACGCCCCAGACAACAGCGGGATGGACTACAGGGACTGGGTGCGACGTAGTTACCTGGAGTTGGTCAGCTCCAACCACCACTCGGTGCAAGCACTGTCGTGGAGGAAACTCTATCTGAGCCGTGCCAAGCTGAAGGCCTCCAGCAGGACCTCTGCACTGTTGTCTGGCTTTGCAATG GTGGCCATGGTTGAGGTGCAGCTGGAAGTTCATTTCAGTTACCCTCGTCTGCTTCTCATTGCCTTCAGTGTGTGCACCACCATCCTGGTGGCAGTGCACCTCTTCGCTCTGCTGATCAGCACCTGCATTCTTCCCAACGTGGAAGCTGTCAGCAACATCCACAACCTCAACTCCGTCAGTGAGTCGCCTCACGAACGCATGCACTACTACATCGAGCTGGCCTGGGGCTTCTCCACGGCCTTGGGGATCCTGTTGTTTTTAGCAGAAGTGGTGCTCCTCTGCTGGATCAAGTTCTTGCCTGTAGAATCTGGCAAGATCAAAAAGCCGACTACCACATTGGCCACCCCTCTGGAAACCACCACTCCCTCGCAGCCGAACCCCGGCTGGCAGGCTGCGCTGGCCTCCACCATCATCATGGTCCCGGTGGGGGTGATTTTTGTGGTGTTCACCATTCACTTCTATCGCTCTCTGGTTCGCCACAAGACGGAGCGCCACCACCAGGAGATCGAAGAACTGCACAAGATTAAGGTGCAGCTGGACGGCCATGAGAGAGGACTCCAGAATGTCTGA